One genomic segment of Pristiophorus japonicus isolate sPriJap1 chromosome 8, sPriJap1.hap1, whole genome shotgun sequence includes these proteins:
- the LOC139268245 gene encoding immunoglobulin lambda-1 light chain-like — MMEWVRFLAALTIFLHSTNADPVLTQIASISTSPGRTVKITCTLSGGNIGSWYTSWYWQKPGSAPVFVWYEGSTRGSGIPDRFSASVDSSSNKMHLTITNPLSEDAADYYCAVWSGDRFTFGKGTKLNLSNPRGPSVSVLPPSSDQITAKNTATLVCLVNGFNPGAVEIEWTVDGSVRGNGVETSRIQQETDNTFSVSSYLTLSASEWNSHELYACVVKHESQANPVQTSIARSSCI, encoded by the exons ATGATGGAATGGGTTCGGTTTCTCGCCGCACTGACGATCTTTCTCCACA GTACAAACGCGGATCCTGTCCTGACTCAGATCGCATCCATCTCAACCTCCCCGGGGAGAACCGTCAAGATAACCTGTACCCTATCGGGAGGCAACATAGGTAGCTGGTACACGAGCTGGTACTGGCAGAAACCCGGCAGTGCCCCTGTGTTTGTTTGGTACGAAGGGTCCACTAGAGGTTCTGGAATTCCAGATCGATTCAGCGCGTCTGTGGACTCATCGAGTAACAAGATGCATTTAACCATCACTAACCCGTTGTCCGAGGACGCCGCCGATTATTACTGCGCTGTGTGGTCCGGCGATAGATTCACTTTCGGGAAAGGAACCAAGCTGAATCTGAGCA ATCCGCGGGGCCCCTCAGTGTCTGTCCTTCCACCTTCATCGGATCAAATTACGGCAAAGAACACGGCGACCCTGGTGTGTTTGGTGAACGGCTTTAACCCGGGCGCTGTGGAGATTGAGTGGACTGTCGATGGCAGTGTGAGAGGGAATGGTGTTGAGACCAGTCGGATCCAACAGGAGACGGACAACACATTCAGTGTGAGCAGTTATCTGACTCTGTCAGCCTCAGAATGGAACTCACACGAACTTTACGCCTGTGTAGTTAAACACGAGAGTCAGGCAAACCCGGTTCAAACAAGTATTGCCAGATCCAGCTGTATCTGA